In Melitaea cinxia chromosome 11, ilMelCinx1.1, whole genome shotgun sequence, a genomic segment contains:
- the LOC123657765 gene encoding glutathione S-transferase-like, which yields MAKKLHYFDSIIGLAEPIRYILHYGKQKFEDVRYKYQDWPIKSVKDSLPFGQLPIYEEGNKTLNQSLAIAKYVATYSKLVPSDPWEQAVLEAMVYNLYDFWKFVVAFIKEEDPVKKQELKKQVLYEHVEFFFPKFEKELKNNNGYFGGKLSWADFVFVGIIDSGDYFLGEKIENKYPYIKALVQNVHNLPGVKEYIASRKVEPMSV from the exons ATGGCCAAAAAATTACACTACTTCGATTCCATTATCGGTCTCGCAGAGCCGATCCGCTACATCCTTCATTACGGAAAGCAAAAGTTCGAAGATGTGAGGTATAAATACCAGGACTGGCCTATCAAAAGCGTGAAAGATT cGCTTCCATTCGGTCAACTGCCTATTTATGAAGAAGGAAACAAAACTTTGAACCAGTCGCTGGCCATTGCGAAGTACGTCGCTACCTACAGCAAGCTCGTACCGAGCGATCCTTGGGAACAAGCCGTTTTGGAAGCTATGGTTTACAACCTTTACGACTTCTGGAAGT TTGTCGTAGCTTTCATAAAGGAGGAGGATCCAgttaaaaaacaagaattaaaGAAACAAGTCTTGTATGAACATGTCGAATTCTTCTTCCCTAAATTCGAGAAAGAATTGAAGAACAACAACGGTTACTTCGGTGGaaag TTGAGCTGGGCTGACTTCGTCTTTGTTGGTATCATTGATTCGGGAGATTATTTCCTTGGTGAGAAAATCGAGAACAAATACCCATACATTAAGGCCTTAGTGCAGAACGTACACAACCTACCTGGGGTTAAGGAGTACATCGCATCTAGGAAAGTCGAACCAATGTCGGTATAA